One window of the Rhipicephalus microplus isolate Deutch F79 chromosome 2, USDA_Rmic, whole genome shotgun sequence genome contains the following:
- the LOC142786834 gene encoding general transcription factor 3C polypeptide 3-like encodes MSDDQRDEYIALTSYLHQGDLLYDDSSSESWVSDETTPQTSEYSDATDTDDDEGQCEMLDSTGTAAETTIDRLVECVDSFLASEDEESEEDDALEENVVENRLHETRNVAKRLPRYLRGLMGEANMCFARGRYEDAVKMCLEIVRLAPTSPLPFQTLAMIYEELRDPNRSLQFGLIAAYLGTQDASEWSRLAQLCLEQGLVRKAALCLIRALRVDPHDLEMRRLLCALYEQLGDEHRALVSCAALARRIEEPDECLQLSRHLVDVFRSRQNLPSAVRVLLDAATKFPAHITAEDIHTLLEMQLTLKMHSAALLVLHDHCGVQLLPLPEGHKAITAELFEDSLDAFERCLVPAELCIDIKTKLVVCVIHLGGRHLVMDLVREMKRELDPEKSGDFSLNVAEAFMEAEFENDALPLLRMLVRTCNYGTAAVWLLYAECLKRLGRHQEATKAYERTCELAPRHAPSRLSLGQLLDAQGLRDQAIDCLATDSRQLQDTKDSTPEQQQDSASVLLCQAWLLWDSGQREAFIESAMTLVRAHCLSVCSAEEYDAVYSNTYHLSRMKVLRELHEKRGFTPGWLTMESGVSVDELQACFLELYRALQETGRMDDLRQVATEVLVAPMFNKDATSTEELEFLSFLAHYQDPDHVEHSFAIIRAMVLKYPDQVRAWNLLGLVANQIPAWRKKGFYLRLLYKHENSLPLGVLVAHNAFLCANYKHALAEYTQLLRHVGKEEPMLLLCSGISLMRLAGQQLTLNQNCPGGRKSAGVQKSPRKFYWLATQGMTFLCRYLRARGSDCQEALFNVGRALHELGYPHMAVNMYQRALAAPPAVQEMPEVFDLRREIAFNLSLLYQRGGNNELADWCINHYCVI; translated from the coding sequence ATGAGCGACGACCAGAGAGATGAGTACATAGCATTAACTAGCTATCTGCATCAAGGCGACTTGCTGTACGATGACAGCTCATCGGAGAGCTGGGTGAGTGACGAAACGACCCCGCAGACATCGGAGTACAGTGACGCGACTGACACGGACGATGACGAAGGGCAGTGCGAGATGCTAGATTCCACGGGCACGGCCGCGGAGACCACGATTGACAGATTAGTAGAATGTGTGGATTCGTTCCTCGCCTCCGAAGATGAAGAATCCGAAGAGGATGACGCGCTGGAAGAAAACGTCGTCGAGAATCGCCTCCACGAAACAAGAAACGTTGCGAAAAGGTTGCCGCGTTATCTTCGGGGACTAATGGGTGAGGCGAACATGTGCTTCGCTCGAGGCCGTTATGAGGACGCTGTCAAGATGTGCCTCGAGATTGTCCGGCTTGCGCCCACTTCGCCGCTTCCCTTCCAGACGCTCGCCATGATCTACGAGGAGCTACGAGATCCGAATCGATCGTTGCAGTTCGGCTTGATCGCGGCCTACTTGGGTACGCAGGACGCCTCCGAGTGGAGCCGGTTGGCGCAGCTTTGCCTGGAGCAGGGTCTCGTCCGTAAAGCGGCTTTGTGTCTGATTAGGGCTCTTAGGGTTGATCCGCACGACTTGGAAATGCGGCGCTTACTGTGTGCGCTGTATGAGCAGCTGGGTGACGAACATCGAGCGCTTGTTTCATGCGCAGCCCTCGCACGTCGAATAGAGGAACCTGACGAGTGCCTGCAGCTGTCGCGACACCTTGTGGATGTCTTCCGCAGTCGTCAAAACCTGCCTTCGGCTGTGCGAGTTCTCCTGGATGCCGCCACTAAGTTTCCCGCGCACATCACAGCTGAAGACATCCACACGCTGCTGGAGATGCAACTGACGCTGAAAATGCACTCGGCTGCCCTGCTAGTGCTTCACGATCATTGCGGAGTTCAGCTGCTGCCGCTGCCGGAGGGGCACAAAGCAATCACCGCAGAACTATTTGAAGACTCTCTCGACGCCTTTGAGAGATGCCTGGTGCCTGCTGAGCTTTGTATTGACATAAAGACGAAGCTTGTGGTTTGTGTAATACACCTGGGTGGGCGGCATCTTGTTATGGATCTTGTGAGAGAAATGAAGCGTGAGCTGGACCCCGAAAAGTCTGGCGATTTTTCGCTGAATGTGGCTGAAGCCTTCATGGAAGCGGAATTCGAGAACGATGCACTACCGCTGCTGCGCATGCTTGTGCGCACTTGCAACTATGGGACGGCGGCCGTTTGGCTCCTATACGCTGAATGCCTGAAGCGACTCGGCCGCCACCAAGAGGCGACAAAGGCGTACGAACGCACGTGCGAGCTTGCACCACGCCACGCACCGTCCCGCCTCTCCCTGGGCCAGCTGTTGGACGCGCAGGGGCTTCGGGACCAGGCCATCGACTGTCTCGCCACCGATTCCCGACAGCTGCAGGACACCAAGGACAGCACGCCAGAGCAGCAGCAGGATTCAGCGTCCGTGCTGCTTTGTCAGGCGTGGCTATTGTGGGATTCCGGACAGCGTGAGGCTTTTATTGAATCGGCCATGACGCTGGTGCGGGCAcactgtttgtctgtctgttcggcAGAAGAATACGATGCGGTGTACTCAAATACGTATCACTTGAGTCGCATGAAGGTACTACGTGAACTGCATGAGAAACGCGGCTTCACACCGGGCTGGCTCACAATGGAGAGTGGTGTATCTGTCGACGAACTGCAGGCATGCTTCCTCGAGCTCTACCGAGCACTGCAAGAGACCGGCCGCATGGACGACCTGAGACAAGTCGCGACGGAAGTTCTCGTCGCGCCCATGTTCAATAAAGACGCAACGAGCACTGAGGAGCTGGAGTTCTTGAGCTTTCTAGCCCATTACCAGGACCCAGACCACGTAGAGCACAGCTTTGCCATCATCCGTGCCATGGTGCTCAAGTATCCGGACCAAGTACGTGCGTGGAATTTGCTGGGTCTCGTGGCCAACCAAATACCGGCGTGGCGTAAGAAGGGATTCTACCTCCGGCTATTATACAAGCACGAGAATAGCCTGCCACTTGGTGTGCTCGTCGCTCACAACGCTTTTCTCTGTGCGAACTACAAGCACGCTCTGGCAGAGTACACGCAACTTCTTCGCCATGTCGGAAAGGAAGAGCCAATGCTGTTGCTGTGCTCAGGCATAAGCCTAATGCGTTTGGCGGGACAACAGTTGACACTAAACCAAAATTGTCCAGGGGGCCGAAAGTCTGCAGGGGTTCAGAAGTCTCCAAGGAAGTTTTACTGGCTGGCCACTCAAGGGATGACCTTCTTGTGCCGCTATTTGCGTGCTCGAGGCAGTGATTGTCAGGAGGCCCTTTTTAACGTTGGCCGCGCTCTTCACGAGCTGGGCTACCCGCACATGGCTGTCAACATGTATCAACGGGCACTCGCCGCACCACCGGCTGTGCAGGAGATGCCAGAGGTATTTGACCTGCGACGGGAGATAGCTTTCAACCTCAGCCTGTTGTACCAGCGAGGAGGCAACAACGAATTGGCCGATTGGTGCATTAACCACTACTGCGTCATTTGA